In the genome of Thunnus albacares chromosome 8, fThuAlb1.1, whole genome shotgun sequence, the window agtgtatttgtttaaaatttgaAAACCGACAATCATGACTGgttgaatatttttttgagatatttcactttcCTAAACTTTTCCAGGCAAGTAACAGACAAGATTTCTATATTTTCTAATTGAGGACCCCTGTGTTAAACAATGTAAGGAGGTTGATGTACATATGAAAGGGGTATAGTATCTCCATTTAGGTTATTACACCTGGCCTCTGGCATGCTGCAAATAATGGTGATAAAGGTCTGAAATGGCAGGATAAGCGTTACCACACACAGCGCACTTAACACCTTCTGAAGACCCTTCATTTGATATGCTGGCATTTTGGGATACGTGTCTTTTCACAGTTCTCAAAGGTGTAATCGgtttttcaaatgcattttcatctgttCTGTCATGACTGGTTTCTTTATCTTGGATCACAGAATGCTGCGCAGTTTTACCCAAATCAAGATCCTGATGTTGGACAAAGGAAATCATGGGTGCCAGAGGGGACTCTTGGGGAAGTGGGTCTGGATATTTGGATAAGGGGCTCAGAGGAGAGTTGTCAGTTTGGACAGATGACACGGGGATGTAGTTTTCTTCTTCAGCCTCAGGACGTAATGTTGCTATATGGTTATTCGTGGAAGGGCTAAACACTCTCTTGTTAGGTTGTGTACATTGATCATCTATCGATAAATCGAAATCAGTGTCCTTGTGCATGTCTTGCGTTGAGGAATGACAAAGCTGGTGACTGAACAGCAAGTCTAAAGTCTTAAAGCTGCTTCTGCACTGCTCACACTGATAAGGCAGAAACACTTTCTTGGGCCTCGACTGAATCCACTGGAACTCCGGGTGCTCGctcatgtgttttttgtaaGGCTCCACAAATCGAAACCCTTCACCACACTGAGGACACATGAAGCGGCCGCGCCGCTGTCGATGGATTCTCTGATGATGCCACAGTTTTTTCCAGTTCTCAAGGGTCTTACCACAACAGGCACAAGTGTAACTCTGACCACGAGCGTGAGTGAGCATGTGGGCTCGGAGTCTGCCCATGTGTCTAAACAGCCGCCCACAGCTTGGGCATAAATATTTCCTGGGGTCCGATCGGTTATCTAGTTTGTTTAACTTTGACACAAAATGTGAGAGATGATGAGCTGGTATGACTGTTGACTGGAACGGTTTCTTTAAGTTAGCAAAGCGTTTCTTGCGGCGAATCTGTGaggactgttttttttgtgtttcactattttcagctgtgatgGAGGCTGAATTGTGTCCTGTTGAACATCTAAGCGCGGGCACTGTGTACTGTATTAATGACATTGTCTCTTCCCCCTTGATTGTAGAACTCGAGGcgtttctctctcctctgcattGGCTGTGATGGGCATTAAATTCAGACAGCACACCAAAAAGCTTGTCACAATACAAACAGCGATAAAGCTTTGCACCAGTGTGGGCTCTCATGTGACTGTTGAACTCCTGTAAATTGTCGATAACATTCTTGCAGATGTGGCATGTGTATGTTAGTGAAGGCTTTGCTGCCTGTCTGCTGGGCTGTAAGTCGTCACCGCTTCGTGAAGGTCTACATGTATGATTTTTTGCATTGCTATAATGAGTGAATGATTTCTCACAACCTGTGCAGTTGTAACGCTTCACAGACCAGTGCGTCAACTCGTGCACACGAAGGAAATACGCCTGACCAAAGGCTTTGCCGCATATATCACATTTATAAGGCTTCTCCCCCGTGTGGACACGCACGTGTCTTATGAGGGCAGACTGAAATGGGAACGTTTTACCACAGTACTGACACACtttactttctctcttttctgggGAAACTGATCTGCGATGTACCTGACTCTTGGCACGGTCGTTGCTTCTGCTCCGTGTCTCTGATTTATTGATCTCAGCGTCTTGGTCCAGCTGATGAGCGTGCATCTTCATGTGATCTGAATACTCAGAGCAAGAGAATTTGATCTTGCAATATGGACATTTTTGATATATATTGCTCTTTCTATGTGTCTTGAGATGAAGATTTAAGTTGGAATTTTTGCTAAAACCTTTGCCACACTCAGGGCATTTAAAAGGCCTCTCTCCTGTATGAATGCGCTGATGGATAATGAACTGAGACAGAAATTTAAATGTGCGACCACAGTAACCACATTTCAACAGagttttccccccttttttggtgtacaagacatttgaggtggCCTCCTTGTTTGTGTCACCACAGTCTGTTTCTTGTTGGGTGTCACCGCTGCCTTTATCCTCTCTTTGTAACAAAACATTGCTtattctcctccttctcttgcCGCCTCTCTTGCGCCTGAAAGTATTTTGCCGATTGTTTGGACCCTCAGATTTAACTGGAGTGCTGGCACTGTGTTGTAAAGGTGTGGGATTATCTGACTTTGACAAAGGATTTAAATGATCCACCTCTACCTCTATATTCTCCACTTTTACAGCAGAGGGGATCTCAACAGGTTTGGGTGGTTgttcagaggacattacaacATCAGTGGTACCAGGCTCTGTATTCTGTGGAAGGTTTGGGCTCTTTGGAGAGTCAAGGCTGCTCTGTGACTGTGACTCCCCACTGCCATTCATGTCCACTGACTGCTTTATTTCTGGGTCATCACTTTGAATGGGGCTTACCAAATCTGCACTGTTTGTACACTCTGAAGGAATAACTTCAGgctcagctgctggctgagaacGCAGTTTTCTTTGTGGTAATGCACTTTCCTTTAGTTTTGgctgctgttgttgtctttCTTCAGACTGCGGGGAGCGCTGACTTCCCTTTCCATCTGTGTCAGCCTCCTGTTTGTCAGTATTCATTTCCACCTGCTTATCTGTCTCCACTTTCTCCCCACAGCCCGTGTCATTGCTCAACACTGGCGAAGCCTCCTGGGAAACGTCAAGTTTGGAAACTTTAGCTGGAATTTGCTGCTCAATCTGCAACTTAGGTCTTCTTCTTTTAGTACCTTGAAATTTTGAACTACTTGCTGCTGCAGGAGAAATTTCAGTTTGCTTTGGGTGTACCTTAACCTCGGATTCAGTATTTCCATCTTGTGTCAAAGGGTGTTGTTCTCCTCTACTCCTCAGTCTCCGCGCAGGACCACTAACATTATTAGCATGAGAAGGAGCAACAGGGGcactggcagcagcagccttagcaaccatgtttttaaaagctgctatttctgttttttttggtcttcctcttcttctttttggcaACACAGGGACATCCTCTTCTGGTTTGCCATCAGAAACAGTATGAAGACCAGACATCTCATTATGAGgtaaattattgattaagggACCATCTACGGTGTTAGGCACATCATCTCTGTTGTGGTTTTCTAAGCATGTTGGCAACG includes:
- the si:dkeyp-84f3.9 gene encoding zinc finger protein 62 homolog isoform X3, whose amino-acid sequence is MERIQLKIPEGKRCSEEDLDSRWGEEMKATDLTEPPPESHSRKSDGPANTETGSETNWQQSKHIPPDVGMEAKSQMTSASVCSSTTDSHGQPVEVRRKKRGRPRKIKNVLTEDEKETDSAGLDEVQHKEVSTTIPLPTCLENHNRDDVPNTVDGPLINNLPHNEMSGLHTVSDGKPEEDVPVLPKRRRGRPKKTEIAAFKNMVAKAAAASAPVAPSHANNVSGPARRLRSRGEQHPLTQDGNTESEVKVHPKQTEISPAAASSSKFQGTKRRRPKLQIEQQIPAKVSKLDVSQEASPVLSNDTGCGEKVETDKQVEMNTDKQEADTDGKGSQRSPQSEERQQQQPKLKESALPQRKLRSQPAAEPEVIPSECTNSADLVSPIQSDDPEIKQSVDMNGSGESQSQSSLDSPKSPNLPQNTEPGTTDVVMSSEQPPKPVEIPSAVKVENIEVEVDHLNPLSKSDNPTPLQHSASTPVKSEGPNNRQNTFRRKRGGKRRRRISNVLLQREDKGSGDTQQETDCGDTNKEATSNVLYTKKGGKTLLKCGYCGRTFKFLSQFIIHQRIHTGERPFKCPECGKGFSKNSNLNLHLKTHRKSNIYQKCPYCKIKFSCSEYSDHMKMHAHQLDQDAEINKSETRSRSNDRAKSQVHRRSVSPEKRESKVCQYCGKTFPFQSALIRHVRVHTGEKPYKCDICGKAFGQAYFLRVHELTHWSVKRYNCTGCEKSFTHYSNAKNHTCRPSRSGDDLQPSRQAAKPSLTYTCHICKNVIDNLQEFNSHMRAHTGAKLYRCLYCDKLFGVLSEFNAHHSQCRGERNASSSTIKGEETMSLIQYTVPALRCSTGHNSASITAENSETQKKQSSQIRRKKRFANLKKPFQSTVIPAHHLSHFVSKLNKLDNRSDPRKYLCPSCGRLFRHMGRLRAHMLTHARGQSYTCACCGKTLENWKKLWHHQRIHRQRRGRFMCPQCGEGFRFVEPYKKHMSEHPEFQWIQSRPKKVFLPYQCEQCRSSFKTLDLLFSHQLCHSSTQDMHKDTDFDLSIDDQCTQPNKRVFSPSTNNHIATLRPEAEEENYIPVSSVQTDNSPLSPLSKYPDPLPQESPLAPMISFVQHQDLDLGKTAQHSVIQDKETSHDRTDENAFEKPITPLRTVKRHVSQNASISNEGSSEGVKCAVCGNAYPAISDLYHHYLQHARGQV
- the si:dkeyp-84f3.9 gene encoding zinc finger protein 62 homolog isoform X1 translates to MERIQLKTLDMGSKMSFSRGSSDQNRVSELTSVTSHPRNSFHVSTDCKQIPEGKRCSEEDLDSRWGEEMKATDLTEPPPESHSRKSDGPANTETGSETNWQQSKHIPPDVGMEAKSQMTSASVCSSTTDSHGQPVEVRRKKRGRPRKIKNVLTEDEKETDSAGLDEVQHKEVSTTIPLPTCLENHNRDDVPNTVDGPLINNLPHNEMSGLHTVSDGKPEEDVPVLPKRRRGRPKKTEIAAFKNMVAKAAAASAPVAPSHANNVSGPARRLRSRGEQHPLTQDGNTESEVKVHPKQTEISPAAASSSKFQGTKRRRPKLQIEQQIPAKVSKLDVSQEASPVLSNDTGCGEKVETDKQVEMNTDKQEADTDGKGSQRSPQSEERQQQQPKLKESALPQRKLRSQPAAEPEVIPSECTNSADLVSPIQSDDPEIKQSVDMNGSGESQSQSSLDSPKSPNLPQNTEPGTTDVVMSSEQPPKPVEIPSAVKVENIEVEVDHLNPLSKSDNPTPLQHSASTPVKSEGPNNRQNTFRRKRGGKRRRRISNVLLQREDKGSGDTQQETDCGDTNKEATSNVLYTKKGGKTLLKCGYCGRTFKFLSQFIIHQRIHTGERPFKCPECGKGFSKNSNLNLHLKTHRKSNIYQKCPYCKIKFSCSEYSDHMKMHAHQLDQDAEINKSETRSRSNDRAKSQVHRRSVSPEKRESKVCQYCGKTFPFQSALIRHVRVHTGEKPYKCDICGKAFGQAYFLRVHELTHWSVKRYNCTGCEKSFTHYSNAKNHTCRPSRSGDDLQPSRQAAKPSLTYTCHICKNVIDNLQEFNSHMRAHTGAKLYRCLYCDKLFGVLSEFNAHHSQCRGERNASSSTIKGEETMSLIQYTVPALRCSTGHNSASITAENSETQKKQSSQIRRKKRFANLKKPFQSTVIPAHHLSHFVSKLNKLDNRSDPRKYLCPSCGRLFRHMGRLRAHMLTHARGQSYTCACCGKTLENWKKLWHHQRIHRQRRGRFMCPQCGEGFRFVEPYKKHMSEHPEFQWIQSRPKKVFLPYQCEQCRSSFKTLDLLFSHQLCHSSTQDMHKDTDFDLSIDDQCTQPNKRVFSPSTNNHIATLRPEAEEENYIPVSSVQTDNSPLSPLSKYPDPLPQESPLAPMISFVQHQDLDLGKTAQHSVIQDKETSHDRTDENAFEKPITPLRTVKRHVSQNASISNEGSSEGVKCAVCGNAYPAISDLYHHYLQHARGQV
- the si:dkeyp-84f3.9 gene encoding zinc finger protein 184 isoform X4, with the translated sequence MKATDLTEPPPESHSRKSDGPANTETGSETNWQQSKHIPPDVGMEAKSQMTSASVCSSTTDSHGQPVEVRRKKRGRPRKIKNVLTEDEKETDSAGLDEVQHKEVSTTIPLPTCLENHNRDDVPNTVDGPLINNLPHNEMSGLHTVSDGKPEEDVPVLPKRRRGRPKKTEIAAFKNMVAKAAAASAPVAPSHANNVSGPARRLRSRGEQHPLTQDGNTESEVKVHPKQTEISPAAASSSKFQGTKRRRPKLQIEQQIPAKVSKLDVSQEASPVLSNDTGCGEKVETDKQVEMNTDKQEADTDGKGSQRSPQSEERQQQQPKLKESALPQRKLRSQPAAEPEVIPSECTNSADLVSPIQSDDPEIKQSVDMNGSGESQSQSSLDSPKSPNLPQNTEPGTTDVVMSSEQPPKPVEIPSAVKVENIEVEVDHLNPLSKSDNPTPLQHSASTPVKSEGPNNRQNTFRRKRGGKRRRRISNVLLQREDKGSGDTQQETDCGDTNKEATSNVLYTKKGGKTLLKCGYCGRTFKFLSQFIIHQRIHTGERPFKCPECGKGFSKNSNLNLHLKTHRKSNIYQKCPYCKIKFSCSEYSDHMKMHAHQLDQDAEINKSETRSRSNDRAKSQVHRRSVSPEKRESKVCQYCGKTFPFQSALIRHVRVHTGEKPYKCDICGKAFGQAYFLRVHELTHWSVKRYNCTGCEKSFTHYSNAKNHTCRPSRSGDDLQPSRQAAKPSLTYTCHICKNVIDNLQEFNSHMRAHTGAKLYRCLYCDKLFGVLSEFNAHHSQCRGERNASSSTIKGEETMSLIQYTVPALRCSTGHNSASITAENSETQKKQSSQIRRKKRFANLKKPFQSTVIPAHHLSHFVSKLNKLDNRSDPRKYLCPSCGRLFRHMGRLRAHMLTHARGQSYTCACCGKTLENWKKLWHHQRIHRQRRGRFMCPQCGEGFRFVEPYKKHMSEHPEFQWIQSRPKKVFLPYQCEQCRSSFKTLDLLFSHQLCHSSTQDMHKDTDFDLSIDDQCTQPNKRVFSPSTNNHIATLRPEAEEENYIPVSSVQTDNSPLSPLSKYPDPLPQESPLAPMISFVQHQDLDLGKTAQHSVIQDKETSHDRTDENAFEKPITPLRTVKRHVSQNASISNEGSSEGVKCAVCGNAYPAISDLYHHYLQHARGQV
- the si:dkeyp-84f3.9 gene encoding zinc finger protein 62 homolog isoform X2, with the translated sequence MGSKMSFSRGSSDQNRVSELTSVTSHPRNSFHVSTDCKQIPEGKRCSEEDLDSRWGEEMKATDLTEPPPESHSRKSDGPANTETGSETNWQQSKHIPPDVGMEAKSQMTSASVCSSTTDSHGQPVEVRRKKRGRPRKIKNVLTEDEKETDSAGLDEVQHKEVSTTIPLPTCLENHNRDDVPNTVDGPLINNLPHNEMSGLHTVSDGKPEEDVPVLPKRRRGRPKKTEIAAFKNMVAKAAAASAPVAPSHANNVSGPARRLRSRGEQHPLTQDGNTESEVKVHPKQTEISPAAASSSKFQGTKRRRPKLQIEQQIPAKVSKLDVSQEASPVLSNDTGCGEKVETDKQVEMNTDKQEADTDGKGSQRSPQSEERQQQQPKLKESALPQRKLRSQPAAEPEVIPSECTNSADLVSPIQSDDPEIKQSVDMNGSGESQSQSSLDSPKSPNLPQNTEPGTTDVVMSSEQPPKPVEIPSAVKVENIEVEVDHLNPLSKSDNPTPLQHSASTPVKSEGPNNRQNTFRRKRGGKRRRRISNVLLQREDKGSGDTQQETDCGDTNKEATSNVLYTKKGGKTLLKCGYCGRTFKFLSQFIIHQRIHTGERPFKCPECGKGFSKNSNLNLHLKTHRKSNIYQKCPYCKIKFSCSEYSDHMKMHAHQLDQDAEINKSETRSRSNDRAKSQVHRRSVSPEKRESKVCQYCGKTFPFQSALIRHVRVHTGEKPYKCDICGKAFGQAYFLRVHELTHWSVKRYNCTGCEKSFTHYSNAKNHTCRPSRSGDDLQPSRQAAKPSLTYTCHICKNVIDNLQEFNSHMRAHTGAKLYRCLYCDKLFGVLSEFNAHHSQCRGERNASSSTIKGEETMSLIQYTVPALRCSTGHNSASITAENSETQKKQSSQIRRKKRFANLKKPFQSTVIPAHHLSHFVSKLNKLDNRSDPRKYLCPSCGRLFRHMGRLRAHMLTHARGQSYTCACCGKTLENWKKLWHHQRIHRQRRGRFMCPQCGEGFRFVEPYKKHMSEHPEFQWIQSRPKKVFLPYQCEQCRSSFKTLDLLFSHQLCHSSTQDMHKDTDFDLSIDDQCTQPNKRVFSPSTNNHIATLRPEAEEENYIPVSSVQTDNSPLSPLSKYPDPLPQESPLAPMISFVQHQDLDLGKTAQHSVIQDKETSHDRTDENAFEKPITPLRTVKRHVSQNASISNEGSSEGVKCAVCGNAYPAISDLYHHYLQHARGQV